The proteins below are encoded in one region of Hordeum vulgare subsp. vulgare chromosome 3H, MorexV3_pseudomolecules_assembly, whole genome shotgun sequence:
- the LOC123441611 gene encoding uncharacterized protein LOC123441611, whose protein sequence is MAQPRQQQRQRRLVAALLVLLSLCCLARLGAAASAASADPDADGNDGAATALDKAAEQEEEEEEEAARGWTATTVEEQGRGRGPVRVVTEVDIEDYPRYGANGRHNPEGPHP, encoded by the exons ATGGCGCAGCCGCGGCAGCAGCAACGACAACGGCGCCTCGTCGCGGCGCTCCTGGTGCTCCTCTCCCTGTGCTGCCTTGCTCGCCTCGGCGCCGCGGCTTCTGCGG CGAGTGCTGACCCTGACGCTGACGGGAACGATGGAGCGGCGACTGCGCTGGACAAGGCCGCGGAACAG gaggaggaggaggaggaggaggcagcgcgCGGGTGGACGGCGACCACCGTGGAGGAGCAAGGGCGAGGGCGAGGACCGGTGAGGGTGGTGACGGAGGTCGACATCGAGGACTATCCCCGGTACGGCGCCAATGGCCGGCACAACCCGGAGGGTCCGCACCCGtga